The Streptomyces albofaciens JCM 4342 genome has a segment encoding these proteins:
- the rfbD gene encoding dTDP-4-dehydrorhamnose reductase — protein MNRWLITGASGMLGREVCRLLAAEGECALPLDRRSLDLTDTRAVEFTLRRARPTVVVNCAAYTDVDAAEADEQQAWRVNADAVRGLALACARRGARLLHVSTDYVFAGDATTPYAEDAPTAPRTAYGRSKLAGERAVLTALPHTGTVVRTAWLYGAHGRNFVRTMAERALRGATVEVVNDQTGQPTPARDVAGRLLALGRGPARPGVFHATAGGLTTWYDLARDVYRLAGADPDRVRPTGSAALNRPARRPSWSVLGHDRWAAAGLPAPRHWRVALADEFAAVTATLEGAVSCAR, from the coding sequence GTGAACCGCTGGCTGATCACCGGCGCGAGCGGGATGCTCGGCCGCGAGGTGTGCCGGCTGCTGGCCGCCGAGGGCGAGTGCGCGCTGCCGCTGGACCGCCGGTCCCTGGACCTGACCGACACCCGGGCCGTGGAGTTCACCCTGCGGCGGGCCCGGCCGACCGTGGTCGTCAACTGCGCGGCGTACACGGATGTGGACGCGGCCGAGGCCGACGAGCAGCAGGCGTGGCGCGTCAACGCCGACGCGGTGCGCGGCCTGGCCCTGGCCTGCGCCCGCCGCGGTGCCCGGCTGCTGCACGTCTCCACCGACTACGTCTTCGCGGGCGACGCCACCACCCCGTACGCGGAGGACGCGCCGACCGCCCCGCGCACCGCGTACGGCCGCAGCAAGCTGGCCGGCGAGCGCGCCGTCCTGACCGCGCTGCCGCACACCGGAACCGTCGTGCGGACCGCCTGGCTTTACGGCGCCCACGGCCGCAATTTCGTACGGACCATGGCCGAGCGCGCGCTGCGCGGCGCCACCGTGGAGGTCGTCAACGACCAGACGGGGCAGCCCACTCCGGCCCGCGACGTGGCCGGGCGGCTGCTCGCGCTGGGGCGCGGGCCCGCTCGCCCGGGCGTCTTCCACGCCACCGCCGGCGGGCTGACCACCTGGTACGACCTGGCGCGCGATGTCTACCGGCTGGCGGGCGCCGACCCGGACCGCGTACGCCCCACCGGCAGCGCCGCGCTGAACCGCCCCGCCCGCCGCCCCTCCTGGAGCGTGCTGGGCCACGACCGCTGGGCCGCCGCCGGGCTGCCCGCGCCCCGGCACTGGCGCGTCGCGCTCGCCGACGAGTTCGCCGCGGTGACCGCGACGCTGGAAGGAGCCGTCTCGTGCGCCCGCTGA
- a CDS encoding dTDP-4-dehydrorhamnose 3,5-epimerase family protein, which produces MRPLSIEGAWVREALVHRDERGSFHEWFTQPEFTGATGLAPALAQANCSVSRRGVLRGVHFSEVPPGQAKYVTCVRGAVLDVVVDLRTGSPTYRAWEAVPLDEDGPSAVYLSEGLGHAFMALSDDATVVYLCSTGYQPRREHGIHPLDPDLGIDWPAGAAPVLSAKDAAAPTLAEAERLGLLPSYEECVRHRAAREGSAA; this is translated from the coding sequence GTGCGCCCGCTGAGCATCGAGGGAGCCTGGGTCCGGGAAGCGCTCGTCCACCGGGACGAGCGGGGCTCCTTCCACGAGTGGTTCACCCAGCCGGAGTTCACCGGCGCGACCGGCCTCGCCCCGGCGCTGGCACAGGCCAACTGTTCCGTCTCGCGCCGCGGTGTGCTGCGCGGCGTGCACTTCAGCGAGGTGCCGCCCGGCCAGGCCAAGTACGTCACCTGCGTACGCGGCGCCGTGCTGGACGTGGTGGTGGACCTGCGGACCGGCTCCCCCACCTACCGCGCGTGGGAAGCCGTGCCGCTGGACGAGGACGGGCCGAGCGCGGTGTACCTGTCCGAAGGGCTCGGGCACGCCTTCATGGCCCTGAGCGACGACGCCACCGTCGTCTACCTGTGCTCCACCGGCTACCAGCCGCGCCGCGAGCACGGCATCCACCCGCTGGACCCGGACCTGGGCATCGACTGGCCGGCCGGTGCCGCCCCGGTGCTGTCCGCGAAGGACGCCGCCGCGCCCACCCTGGCGGAGGCCGAGCGGCTGGGGCTGCTGCCCTCGTACGAGGAGTGCGTGCGCCACCGGGCCGCCCGGGAAGGCAGCGCCGCGTGA
- a CDS encoding FecCD family ABC transporter permease, with the protein MTTTVSAPVTAPPAPAAPPAGRRAVRAGGLLLGLALLAAVVLASIAVGAKAIPLDQVWHGLFGWTGTADDRIVRELRLPRTALGVAAGAALGLAGAVMQTLTRNPLADPGLLGVNAGASAAVVTAISVLGVTSFTGYLWFALAGAGVAAVLVHALGGSRAATPVRLALAGTAVNAALFGYVNGLQLTDLGALETMRHWSVGTLAGRRGDLLPTALPFLLAGAVLALAVARPLNAMALGEDTARSLGARLGRTRVLSIVAITLLSGAATAVCGPIGFVGLMIPHAVRAFCGPDTRWLFPYCAVFAPVLLLGSDIVGRVLAPPTEIEVGVVTAFCGGLVFIHLVRRRKVAQL; encoded by the coding sequence GTGACGACGACCGTGAGCGCGCCGGTCACCGCCCCGCCCGCCCCGGCCGCGCCGCCCGCCGGGCGCCGGGCGGTGCGGGCCGGCGGGCTGCTGCTGGGCCTGGCGCTGCTGGCCGCCGTGGTGCTGGCGAGCATCGCCGTGGGCGCCAAGGCCATCCCGCTCGACCAGGTGTGGCACGGCCTGTTCGGGTGGACCGGTACCGCGGACGACCGGATCGTGCGGGAGTTGCGGCTGCCGCGTACGGCGCTGGGCGTCGCGGCGGGTGCCGCGCTCGGGCTGGCCGGGGCCGTGATGCAGACCCTCACCCGCAACCCGCTGGCCGACCCCGGGCTCCTCGGTGTGAACGCGGGCGCCTCGGCCGCCGTGGTCACCGCGATCAGCGTGCTGGGCGTCACCTCGTTCACCGGCTACCTGTGGTTCGCGCTGGCGGGCGCCGGGGTGGCGGCCGTCCTGGTCCACGCGCTCGGCGGCAGCCGGGCCGCCACCCCCGTACGCCTGGCCCTGGCGGGCACCGCCGTCAACGCCGCCCTGTTCGGCTACGTCAACGGGCTGCAACTGACGGACCTGGGCGCGCTGGAGACCATGCGGCACTGGTCCGTCGGCACGCTCGCGGGCCGCCGCGGCGACCTGCTGCCGACCGCGCTGCCGTTCCTGCTCGCGGGCGCCGTCCTGGCGCTGGCGGTGGCCCGCCCGCTGAACGCCATGGCCTTGGGCGAGGACACCGCCCGCTCCCTGGGCGCGCGGCTGGGCCGGACCCGGGTGCTGTCCATCGTGGCCATCACCCTGCTGTCCGGTGCCGCCACCGCGGTCTGCGGCCCGATCGGGTTCGTCGGCCTGATGATCCCGCACGCGGTCCGGGCCTTCTGCGGCCCGGACACCCGGTGGCTGTTCCCGTACTGCGCCGTCTTCGCCCCGGTCCTGCTGCTCGGGTCCGACATCGTGGGCCGGGTACTGGCCCCGCCGACCGAGATCGAGGTCGGGGTGGTCACCGCGTTCTGCGGCGGCCTGGTGTTCATCCATCTCGTCCGGCGGCGCAAGGTGGCCCAGCTGTGA
- a CDS encoding FecCD family ABC transporter permease, whose product MNTVRIPAVRRTAPRPTVLRTRGGLSLRLGRRALLICGLLALTGAVVAVLSLGTGSYRLTPAEVVATLFGDGPPGADFVVTDLRLPRVLDGLLAGFAMGMSGAVFQSLARNPLGSPDVIGFGSGASAGALVSVILLEAGTAQIALGAVLGGLATAAAVYLLAWRRGVHGYRLVLVGIGGSAVLGSLTSYLYVRADLGKAAEAATWMIGSLNGRGWSDVSVAALGVAVLAPAVLALTRRLGLLEMGDDTAAALGVAPERSRLALLATGTGLTALAVAAAGPIPFVALAAPQLARRLTRSPGPNVLPAAWMGAVLVTLADWTAQRVSGTGILPVGVITGVGGGAYLAWLLFLERRSGKV is encoded by the coding sequence GTGAACACCGTCCGTATCCCCGCCGTACGCCGGACCGCGCCGCGCCCCACCGTGCTGCGCACCCGCGGCGGGCTGTCCCTGCGCCTGGGCCGCCGGGCCCTGCTCATCTGCGGGCTGCTGGCGCTGACCGGCGCCGTCGTGGCCGTCCTGTCCCTGGGCACGGGCAGCTACCGCCTCACCCCCGCCGAAGTCGTCGCCACTCTCTTCGGTGACGGTCCGCCCGGCGCCGACTTCGTCGTGACGGACCTGCGGCTGCCCCGGGTGCTGGACGGCCTGCTGGCCGGCTTCGCCATGGGCATGAGCGGCGCGGTCTTCCAGTCGCTGGCCCGCAATCCGCTCGGCAGCCCGGACGTCATCGGCTTCGGCAGCGGCGCCTCGGCCGGCGCTCTGGTCTCCGTCATCCTCCTGGAGGCCGGCACCGCGCAGATCGCCCTCGGCGCGGTGCTCGGCGGCCTGGCCACCGCCGCCGCGGTCTACCTGCTGGCCTGGCGGCGCGGTGTGCACGGCTACCGGCTGGTCCTCGTCGGCATCGGCGGCTCGGCCGTCCTCGGCTCGCTGACCAGCTATCTGTACGTACGGGCCGACCTCGGCAAGGCGGCCGAGGCCGCCACCTGGATGATCGGCAGCCTCAACGGACGCGGCTGGTCCGACGTGAGCGTGGCCGCGCTCGGCGTCGCCGTCCTGGCGCCCGCCGTACTGGCCCTGACCCGCCGCCTGGGCCTGCTGGAGATGGGCGACGACACGGCGGCGGCACTCGGCGTGGCCCCCGAACGCAGCCGCCTGGCCCTCCTCGCCACCGGCACCGGCCTGACGGCCCTCGCCGTCGCCGCCGCGGGGCCCATCCCCTTCGTCGCCCTCGCCGCCCCCCAACTGGCCCGCCGCCTCACCCGCTCCCCCGGCCCCAACGTCCTGCCCGCGGCGTGGATGGGCGCCGTCCTGGTCACCCTCGCCGACTGGACGGCCCAGCGCGTCTCCGGCACGGGCATCCTGCCGGTGGGCGTGATCACCGGGGTGGGCGGCGGCGCGTATCTGGCCTGGCTGCTGTTCCTGGAGCGGAGGTCGGGGAAGGTGTAG
- a CDS encoding TolB family protein has translation MGGRAVLFSGLAAVVVAAGGVTAAMAPAAAAGPPRIERISVTANGAQGDGRSYAPSLSADGRIAAFTSQATNFAPDSRKYRPQVFWKDLRTGVLNRVGARDVGAPADAWTDDPALSADGRHLAFASVSHTDDGRPGPPGEVADVYVRNLRTGRTVKANVGLDEGYGIVSRSPSLSADGRYVAFVADDEPWYPLGVLGEVRIYVRDLVKGVTERVSAPPADWARAATNPKISADGRFVAYGMYVSKVSGPPVQDVYVTDRKTGRTQQADVPYDGAGPSDRMSTLAGIGPDGRHVLFQTRSDKITPGDTNQGHNVFVRDLRRATTRRLDATEPGGSTSAGVFSADGRHLVFHDGTGISVRDLATGRTRRVLAPGTGRHGPPAPDAHARRIAFSSWATDLVPGDTNGTEDVFLLRR, from the coding sequence ATGGGTGGCAGAGCCGTGCTGTTCTCGGGGCTGGCGGCGGTCGTGGTGGCGGCCGGCGGTGTGACGGCCGCGATGGCTCCGGCAGCGGCGGCCGGTCCGCCCCGTATCGAAAGGATCAGTGTCACCGCCAACGGCGCCCAGGGGGACGGCCGTTCGTACGCCCCCTCCCTCAGCGCCGACGGCCGCATCGCCGCCTTCACCTCGCAGGCCACCAACTTCGCGCCGGACAGCAGGAAGTACCGGCCGCAGGTCTTCTGGAAGGACCTGCGCACCGGCGTCCTGAACCGGGTCGGTGCCCGGGACGTGGGCGCGCCCGCCGACGCGTGGACGGATGATCCCGCGCTCAGCGCCGACGGCCGCCATCTCGCCTTCGCGTCCGTCTCGCACACCGACGACGGGCGGCCCGGCCCGCCGGGCGAGGTCGCGGACGTCTACGTACGGAATCTGCGCACCGGCCGCACCGTCAAGGCGAACGTCGGCCTGGACGAGGGCTACGGCATCGTCTCCCGGAGCCCGTCCCTCAGCGCGGACGGCCGCTACGTCGCCTTCGTGGCGGACGACGAGCCGTGGTACCCGCTCGGCGTGCTGGGCGAAGTGCGCATCTACGTGAGGGACTTGGTCAAGGGGGTCACCGAGCGGGTGAGCGCCCCGCCGGCCGACTGGGCCCGGGCCGCCACCAACCCGAAGATCAGCGCGGACGGCCGCTTCGTCGCGTACGGGATGTACGTGTCGAAGGTGTCCGGGCCGCCGGTGCAGGACGTGTACGTGACCGACCGGAAGACCGGGCGGACACAGCAGGCCGATGTGCCGTACGACGGAGCCGGGCCCTCGGACCGGATGTCCACCCTGGCCGGCATCGGCCCCGACGGCCGTCACGTCCTCTTCCAGACCCGCTCCGACAAGATCACACCCGGTGACACCAACCAGGGCCACAACGTCTTCGTCCGCGACCTGCGCCGCGCCACGACCCGGCGGCTGGACGCCACCGAGCCCGGCGGGAGCACATCGGCGGGCGTCTTCAGCGCCGACGGCCGGCACCTCGTCTTCCACGACGGTACGGGGATCAGCGTGCGCGACCTCGCAACGGGCCGTACGCGACGGGTGCTGGCGCCGGGGACCGGACGGCACGGGCCGCCCGCGCCCGACGCGCACGCCCGGCGGATCGCCTTCTCCTCCTGGGCGACGGACCTGGTGCCCGGTGACACCAACGGCACCGAGGACGTGTTCCTGCTGCGCCGGTGA
- a CDS encoding class I SAM-dependent methyltransferase, translating to MTSMNRLHQWICSSGKWARGVEQSLLPWALDGVELGAATLEIGPGYGATTRVLERRVPGRLSVLEVDADFAKDLQETYGERVEVVHGDGASMPFPDGGFDSVVCFTMLHHVPSPQQQDRLFAEAGRVLRPGGVFAGCDGRASAGFRLLHLGDTYVPVPPDTLPRRLRAAGFGRVDVTSAKGRFRFRAVRDS from the coding sequence ATGACCTCCATGAATCGGTTGCACCAGTGGATTTGCAGCTCCGGCAAGTGGGCCCGCGGGGTCGAGCAGAGCCTGCTGCCATGGGCCCTCGACGGCGTGGAACTCGGCGCCGCCACCCTGGAGATCGGCCCCGGCTACGGCGCCACCACACGCGTGCTGGAACGGCGTGTGCCCGGCCGTCTCAGCGTCCTGGAAGTCGACGCGGACTTCGCGAAGGACCTCCAGGAGACGTACGGGGAACGGGTCGAAGTGGTGCACGGTGACGGGGCGTCGATGCCGTTCCCCGACGGCGGCTTCGACAGCGTCGTGTGCTTCACCATGCTGCACCACGTGCCGTCCCCACAACAGCAGGACCGCCTCTTCGCGGAGGCCGGGCGGGTGCTGCGCCCCGGCGGCGTCTTCGCGGGCTGCGACGGCCGCGCGAGTGCCGGGTTCCGCCTGCTGCACCTGGGCGACACGTACGTGCCCGTACCGCCGGACACGCTGCCGCGACGGCTGCGCGCCGCCGGGTTCGGGCGGGTGGACGTCACTTCCGCGAAGGGCCGGTTCCGCTTCCGCGCGGTACGGGACAGCTGA
- a CDS encoding helix-turn-helix transcriptional regulator: MLGSAEDVHHEVGGHVLSRYGQLTPRAGYPQAAVVVGSHAVDDGQWYGRHWHTAHQLAWAERGVIAVRALGNTWVLPPTMALWIPAGTEHATGASGPVLGRSLWCRPDRCPVDWSVPTVVGVSPLLRELITHLADDGLSPAARQRAEAVALDQLVPLSVATVLAPLPRDPRACHVARALRACPADDRTLAQWGTEVGASARTLARAFAAETGLPFGQWRTRVRLQAAMPLLAGGATVAATAARVGYASPSAFVAAFRRVVGVPPGAYFSP; the protein is encoded by the coding sequence ATGCTAGGAAGCGCGGAGGATGTCCACCACGAGGTAGGGGGACATGTCCTGTCGCGATACGGACAGCTGACGCCGCGCGCCGGGTATCCGCAGGCCGCCGTCGTCGTCGGCAGCCACGCGGTCGACGACGGCCAGTGGTACGGACGGCACTGGCACACGGCCCACCAACTGGCCTGGGCCGAGCGCGGGGTCATCGCCGTGCGCGCCCTGGGCAACACCTGGGTGCTGCCGCCGACCATGGCGCTGTGGATACCGGCCGGCACCGAGCACGCGACCGGGGCGTCCGGCCCGGTGCTGGGCCGCAGCCTGTGGTGCCGGCCCGACCGCTGCCCGGTGGACTGGTCCGTGCCCACCGTCGTGGGCGTCTCGCCCCTGCTGCGCGAGCTGATCACGCACCTGGCCGACGACGGTCTGAGCCCGGCCGCCAGGCAGCGGGCCGAAGCGGTCGCGCTCGACCAGTTGGTGCCGCTGTCGGTGGCGACCGTGCTGGCGCCGCTGCCCCGGGACCCGCGGGCGTGCCACGTCGCACGTGCCCTGCGCGCGTGTCCGGCGGACGACCGGACGCTGGCGCAGTGGGGTACGGAGGTGGGCGCGAGCGCCCGGACGCTGGCCCGCGCGTTCGCCGCGGAGACGGGGCTGCCGTTCGGGCAGTGGCGCACCCGGGTGCGCCTCCAGGCCGCGATGCCGCTGCTGGCGGGCGGCGCGACGGTGGCGGCCACGGCCGCGCGGGTCGGCTACGCGTCGCCGAGCGCGTTCGTGGCGGCGTTCCGGCGGGTGGTGGGGGTGCCGCCGGGGGCCTACTTCTCGCCGTGA
- a CDS encoding GNAT family N-acetyltransferase, with product MTRMSMTNTPTAATLDDAPQISRALARAFDDDPMMHWFLPGEDAREERLGRYFTTIFTKQYAHHGVCERTGAAAAFWVPPEARDKAVPDEETLRELDGLLGDRGPVFREIVGAAAEHAPQEPHWYLAVIGADPATQGQGHGAALLRSGLAKADAAGLPVYLESSKAANLPFYEHFGFTVLQEVQLPEGGPTLWMMRRAER from the coding sequence ATGACCCGTATGTCGATGACGAACACGCCGACGGCAGCGACGCTCGACGACGCTCCGCAGATCAGTCGCGCTCTGGCCCGCGCCTTTGACGACGACCCGATGATGCACTGGTTCCTGCCCGGCGAGGACGCGCGCGAGGAGCGGCTGGGCCGCTACTTCACCACGATCTTCACCAAGCAGTACGCCCACCACGGTGTGTGCGAGCGGACCGGGGCCGCGGCGGCCTTCTGGGTGCCGCCGGAGGCGCGGGACAAGGCCGTTCCCGACGAGGAGACGCTGCGGGAGCTCGACGGCCTCCTCGGCGACCGCGGGCCCGTGTTCCGGGAGATCGTCGGAGCCGCCGCCGAGCACGCACCCCAGGAGCCGCACTGGTATCTGGCGGTGATCGGCGCCGACCCGGCCACCCAGGGCCAGGGGCACGGGGCCGCCCTGCTGCGCTCGGGGCTGGCCAAGGCCGACGCGGCGGGCCTGCCAGTCTATCTGGAGTCCTCCAAGGCGGCCAATCTGCCCTTCTACGAGCACTTCGGCTTCACCGTGCTCCAGGAGGTGCAGCTGCCGGAGGGCGGGCCGACGCTGTGGATGATGCGGCGCGCGGAACGATAG
- the fes gene encoding enterochelin esterase — protein MIAAAPPADTPRRPPRVPRPSPVPRVTDERTVRRAAAMSGADFWQAVRRDGTPLVGPDPLGAADHALVTFLWRGSAATRAVLVSPNKLADPRDPAGNLMDRVPGTDVWHWSVRMRRDWHATYTLCVDEGDGPAADDEAYWPWFRTQRRLDPLNPQTLASRWGGPPASCVTLPDAPRGEEWRERPGVPRGSVSVHTVHSARLGNARRVWRYAPPGGAEPGAELPVLVLLDGEMWQPGLGVATLLDNLIADGRIPPLAALLPESLGADARWAEMTCDPRFAGFLADELLPWAAADLPLTADPARTVVAGQSLGGLTAAYAGVSAPGRFGCVLAQSGSFWWPDGPGAQWLTDRIAASPRLPVRFRLSAGEQEWVALPANRRLRDTLAAKGYKDAVYREYNGGHDYLCWRTELADGLCALLGPGAAAGTAAG, from the coding sequence ATGATCGCAGCCGCCCCGCCCGCCGACACGCCGCGCCGTCCTCCCCGGGTACCGCGCCCCTCCCCCGTGCCGCGGGTCACGGACGAGCGGACCGTCCGCCGGGCGGCCGCGATGTCCGGGGCGGACTTCTGGCAGGCGGTGCGGCGGGACGGCACGCCGCTGGTCGGGCCGGACCCGCTGGGCGCCGCTGACCACGCGCTGGTCACCTTCCTGTGGCGCGGCTCCGCCGCCACCCGCGCGGTCCTGGTGTCGCCCAACAAGCTCGCCGACCCCCGCGATCCGGCCGGCAACCTCATGGACCGCGTGCCCGGCACGGACGTGTGGCACTGGTCCGTACGGATGCGCCGCGACTGGCACGCCACCTACACGCTGTGTGTGGACGAGGGCGACGGCCCCGCCGCCGACGACGAGGCGTACTGGCCGTGGTTTCGCACGCAGCGGCGCCTCGATCCCCTCAACCCGCAGACGCTCGCGAGCCGTTGGGGCGGGCCCCCGGCCTCCTGCGTCACGCTGCCCGACGCGCCGCGCGGCGAGGAGTGGCGGGAGCGGCCGGGCGTGCCCCGTGGCAGCGTCTCCGTGCACACGGTGCACAGCGCCCGGCTCGGCAACGCGCGCCGGGTGTGGCGGTACGCGCCCCCGGGCGGCGCTGAACCGGGCGCCGAACTGCCCGTGCTCGTCCTCCTGGACGGAGAGATGTGGCAGCCGGGGCTCGGGGTGGCCACCCTGCTGGACAACCTCATCGCGGACGGCCGGATCCCGCCGCTGGCCGCGCTGCTGCCGGAGTCGCTGGGCGCGGACGCCCGCTGGGCCGAGATGACCTGCGACCCGCGGTTCGCCGGGTTCCTCGCGGACGAGCTGCTGCCGTGGGCCGCCGCGGACCTGCCGCTGACCGCCGACCCGGCCCGTACCGTCGTGGCGGGCCAGAGCCTCGGCGGCCTGACCGCCGCGTACGCCGGGGTGTCCGCGCCCGGCCGGTTCGGCTGCGTCCTGGCGCAGTCCGGCTCCTTCTGGTGGCCGGACGGGCCGGGCGCCCAGTGGCTGACCGACCGGATCGCGGCGTCCCCGCGGCTGCCGGTGCGGTTCCGGCTGTCGGCGGGCGAGCAGGAGTGGGTCGCCCTGCCCGCGAACCGGCGGCTGCGCGACACCCTGGCGGCCAAGGGCTATAAGGACGCGGTCTACCGCGAGTACAACGGCGGCCACGACTACCTGTGCTGGCGTACGGAACTGGCCGACGGGCTGTGCGCGCTGCTCGGCCCGGGGGCGGCGGCCGGGACCGCCGCCGGCTGA